The Diabrotica virgifera virgifera chromosome 10, PGI_DIABVI_V3a genome has a window encoding:
- the LOC126878499 gene encoding THAP domain-containing protein 2-like: MPSRCCVPECKSNYDSSLKKNEQPESTFLFPKDPKLRELWLQCIHRKNFVIGTSAVVCAKHFYSDDIERVREWVDKEGNKHVEKLTNPKLKPSAVPRIFPIQDVSK, translated from the coding sequence aTGCCAAGCCGTTGCTGTGTGCCAGAGTGCAAAAGCAATTACGATAGcagtcttaaaaagaatgaacaACCAGAAAGCACTTTTTTATTTCCAAAGGATCCAAAGCTGCGAGAACTTTGGTTACAGTGTATCCACAGGAAAAATTTTGTTATTGGAACATCAGCGGTAGTATGTGCCAAACATTTTTATTCTGATGACATCGAGAGAGTTAGAGAATGGGTAGATAAGGAAGGCAACAAACATGTAGAGAAATTAACGAATCCTAAGTTAAAACCTTCTGCAGTTCCTCGCATTTTTCCAAttcaggatgtttctaaataa